In Magnetococcales bacterium, the DNA window ATCCGATGATTGTGATGGGGGCGATGGTGATCGCACTTTTTATCGTTTCCTATTTTGTCATTCCGACCTTTTTTGAATTTTATGAAAATTTTGACATGGAGCTGCCCTGGCAGACCCAGGTTTTGATCGATGTGTCCGAATTTACCGTGCAATATTGGTATTTTATCGCCGGGGGGCTGGTGGTGGGGATCGTTGGCTTTTTCCACTATATCGGCACCCCTGAGGGGGAACGCTGGTGGAGTGAAAAAAAATTACGCCTGCCCATTGTTGGCTCCATCATGCTACGGGGAACCCTGGCCCGTTTTGCCCGCTCCTATGCCATGGGCTCCAAAGCCGGGGTGCCGGTGCTCCAGAGTCTGAACTCGGTCTCTCAGGCGGTGGATAACGCTTATGTGGCGGAAAAGACCCTGGAGATCAAGGCCGGAATCAGCGAGGGGGAGACCCTGATGCAGAGCGCCTATGGCACCCGACTTTTCCCCCCTCTGGTGTTGCAGATGATGGCCGTGGGAGAGGAGACCGGGCAGATGGACCAGATGATGATGGATGTGGCGCTTTTTTATGAACAGGAGCTGGAATATGACGTCAAAGCCCTGACCACCCTCATCGAGCCCATTCTCACGGCGATGATGGCGGGGATGGTGTTGATTTTGGCAGTGGGTATCTTTTTGCCCATGTGGAATCTGGTGCAGATGGCCAACTGATTGGATTTTTTTTGGAGCGTTTCAATCCATTTCAGTGGATTGTTTTGTTGCGAAAAGTGTCTATGAAAGCAAAAGAGAAGCGTAGATTTTTTTTAAACGATGGCGTATTATATGAATGGCTCCTTGTGCAGTGGGTTGAGCCAAATATTCAGACTTAGGAGAGGTTCCATGAAAAACAGACCCGCAAATCGCCGCATCAACCGTAAAGAGGGCGGCTTCACCCTGCTCGAACTGATCATCGTGGTGATCGTCATCGGTATTCTGGGCTCCATGGCCCTACCCAAATTCGGCACCATCACCGACACCGCCCAAATCAACGTAGACAACTACGAAGATGCTGCTGAGGCCTCCCAGGATGCGTGCCTGGAAGCCACCAGCAACAACACCACCATCTGCGGTGCCAGCACCGATAAGATCAGCAGCGGGAATTAAGCTGTTCGGCAACCCTTTTCCAATGGGGAAAGGGGCTGGAGCAGAAGTGAATTTTTGGCTGGGGTAGTGCTTGGTTGGCATCTGAGGAGGAGGATAGCCTTTTTTCGGGTAGTCGGTCGGCAATAGATTCCCTCAAAGGGGTTTTCCCCAGCTGGACTGGAGTTGATCTGATAGATGAAAAGGGCCAAATCAGCCGGTTATCGAGATCAACAGGGATTCAGTTTTCTGGAACTGGTCATTGTGGTCGTCATCGTCGGCATTCTGGCGGCCATGAGCCTGCCCAAGTTTGGCTCCCTGGGACCAAGTGCCGCCAACGCCAATGCCGAATCGGTCGCCGGAGCCATCGGCGCTGCTGCGGCCAGCTATAACGCCCGCTGTGAAGTGGGCCTGGAAACCGCCTGCTCCGGCCTCACCTGTTCGGCTGCCATGGGGCTGTTGAGCGGTATTGATGCCGCTGATTATACCCTGGGCGGCAGTCCCGGGAATGGCTGCACGGTGCTTCACACCAAGGGGGATACCACCTATACCTCCGCTCCGATTCAGTAACCAGCTCCGGCTTTCCACAGTTGCCAGGCCCAGCAGGCTTTTCTTTCCAGGTTTGCTTGAGAGAGTCAGGTTAAGATGGCGGGCTTGGGGGTGACTCCTTCACCACCAGGGGGTGTGGCAGATGGCGAAACCAGGATCGCTCCTGAGACGTTCCAACCACCTTGATACCGAAGGCTTTACCCTCCTGGAGCTGGTTTTGGTGATGGTGGTTCTGGGGCTTTTGGCTTTTTCCGCCATTCCTCTTTTTCCGGATGGGGTGGACCGGGTGGCTGAAGCCCGGCGGCTGGCGGGGGAGATCCGCCTGGCCCAATCCCACGCCATGAACCGGGGGGAGCGCTACACCATTCTCTCCACCGGCGACAGCTCCTACGAAATCCGCGACAGCAGCAACAACCCCGTAGCGGGTAGCACCACCACCCTGAAGCGGGGCAGCCTCTCCACCTTCACCATCGAGTTCGACTCTTTCGGCTCTCCCACAGCCGGAGCCACCACCATCACCGTGACCGACAATGGCACCACCCAGGTGGGCGTAGCTGCCGACACCGGCTATGTGAGCGTGCCATGAATCATCCCCTCTCTCATCGCGGCTATACCTTTCTGGAAGTGATCGTGGTGATTGTGGTGATCGGTATGGTGGCAGCGGGTCTCTCATCGGCCATGGTCACCTCTTTGCAAAACCCCACCCTGAACCGGGAGGTGGCCCAAGCGACCTTTGTGGCCCAGCAGACCCTGGATACCATCCTCACCGACCGCCGCAGCGGTGATCCAGCCAAAGGGTATGACAACACCACCACTGCCTTTGCCACCACCATCCTGGCAGGAAAAGTCTTTACCCCTACGGTGACGGTGTCGGCTCAGGGTGCTGGTAGTAATGGTTGTCCAGCGGGGGCGGATTGCAAATTGGTGGAAGTTTCGGTGGTCGCCCCCGGGGGAGCCACGATTGAGGCCGCTACGTTGTTGATCGATTATGAGTGACAGGGGAATGACCATGATCCCATCACCAGAAAGGAGCTGGCCTGTTGCCGGTCGATTGAGGGGGAGAGAGTGGCTTGCCCCCCGGCACCAAGCCCGGCGCTTGGGATTTACCCTCCTGGAGATGGTGATGACCATCACGCTGCTGGCGGTGGTGACCGGCATGGTGTTGCCCATTCTATCGGTAGGATTTGAAACCTTTTTTCTCCACTCCAACATTCGAGAGAGCGACAGTCGTGCGCTTTTGGCTCTGGAGCGAATGACCCGGGAGTTGCGGGGGGCGGATCCTGACACCCTCGTCACCGGGGCCAGCTCCATCTCCTTTACCGATCAAAATGGTGCGGCGGTTTCCTTTGTACTGAATAACGATACCCTGATGCGGGGGGGGAGTATTCTGGCGGAAGGGGTGACGGCGCTGGCGTTTACGGTAAATAGTGGAACCTATGACACCACGGTACAGATCGATCTGACTGTGGAGGTGGGGGGGCAGGGGGAACCTTTCCGCACGACAGTAGGGATTCGGAACTGATGAAACCCACTACTGACAGTAAATTTATCGATAAAGGCTCGAAGTCGCCTCCAGAAACCCAACGGGGGTCGGCTTTGCTGATGGCTTTGGCTCTGGTGCTGGTGGGGGGGGTGCTCTCTGCCAACATGACCCGGATGTCGGTGGTGAGCCACGAAAGCAGCCGCAGCAACTATTCCGCCTCCAAAGCCCTCTATCTGGCGGAGGCAGGCTTGGAAGCGGCCCGTTTTGAATTGTTTGATTCCAGCTGCGCCGAAGCCAGCTGGACCATCAACTCCGGGGCTATTTCCGCCAGTGGTACCGCCATCGGTGAGTATATCGCCACTGTTACTTTCAATGGCGGCACCAACTGGACCCTCTCCAGCACCGGTTATGTCCCTTCCCAGGCCGAAGCCCGGGGTGTGCGAAGTGTGGCGTGGGATGTGGAGTGTGACAGTGGGGGGGCGGATGGGATGACGATTACAGCAGGTCCTGGGGGCTTGGAGGTCTCCAACAACGTCGATCTGTATGATGAGGGCGTTTATGTGGGGGAAATTCCCAATATTGATGGGGAATATCGAATTATTGATGATACGGCCACTCCCAGCAACGACCCCCCTGATTTGCCGGATTTACCCCCATTTATCGATATCCCAGCAGGCGGTAATGACGAAAGCCACAGCAACGATTGCTCCGTTTCCTTGGATGATTCCACTCATTACAATTCAATCAATGTAAGCAACAACTGTACCCTCGATTTTTCCACCAAGGATGGGGAATATCTGATTCGGGATTTTGATGTGGGCAACAATGTCACCGTTATATTTGCACCAGGCGACTACTATTTTGAAGATTTTGATACCGGGAACAATGTCACTTTTCAGATCAGCACCAATGATGACGGCTCACCAGGGCATGTCAACTTTTATATCGGAAATGAGGCGGAGATCGAAAATAATGCGACCCCCCAAGGGGGATCTGCCGAGGATATGACCATCTATGTTCACGATGGTGCCTCCCTTGAAATTGAGAATAATGCCCAGGTTTCTGCCGTCATTCGAGCCGGTGTCAATACGGAAGTTGAAATCAGTAACAATGGCGGGATAGAGGGGGCGATATTCAGTGAGGGCAGTGTGGAGCTCAGTAATAACGCATCTCTCGATTATAACCCGGATGCGGCTGACGCTCTTTTTTCTTCTGAACTGGCCACCTCTGTAAATTCCTGGAAAGAGCCCGGCAGCTGAATCCAACCTATCTCCAGTGAGAGTGGTTTTTTGTGATAATCGCAACAATTCTCACTCACATGTCAATACTGTTCCTGAACCAGTTTGTTTATTTCAAAGAGAGGGGGGTTCACTTTGTTCCCTCTTGAAAAAGATTGCTCGGGATGAAATCAGCTGGCGACATGTGGCGTGAATGGGTATATTTTGTTGTTGAATGATTCTTCAATAATCATCTGCCGCCAAAGACCAATGGGGGGTTTGATTTTCCGTGGCCAAGAAAAAAACATTTCCAGACGCTATTCCCGAAGAGTCCATGCTGCTCCAGTACAAGATTGAAAAAGTACTGGGTCAGGGGGGATTCGGTATCACCTATCTCGCTACCGATACCCGGCTGAAAATGCCGGTGGCGCTGAAGGAATATTTTCCCGCCGGGGTCGCGGTGCGGGATCTGGCCAGCGGTCAGCTCAGGCCCAAATCCCCCAACGAGGAGGCTCAGTTCAAAACCGGGCTCGAAGCCTTCCTGGAGGAGGGGCGTACCCTGGCCCGTTTTCGCCATCCCAACATCGTCCAGGTGCTCAATTTTTTTGAGGAGATGGGTACCGCCTTCATGGTGATGAGCTATGAGGATGGCAAATGCCTGGGGGATCTGTTCAAGGCCCGCCAGCAGCTCACCGAAGAAAAGCTTCTGGAGATTGTCCTGCCGCTCCTGGACGGTCTTCATGTTCTCCACGAGGAGGGCTTTATCCATCGGGATATCAAGCCCGACAACATCTACCTGCGCAAAAAGGACGACTCTCCCGTGCTGCTGGATTTTGGCGCTACCCGCCAAACCATGGGTGAGCAGACCAAAACCGTCACCGCCATGTTGACGCCGGGCTACGCCCCCTTTGAGCAATACCACTCTTCCAGCAAGCGGCAGGGGCCCTGGACCGATATTTATGCCTTGGGTGCGGTGCTCTACCGGGCGGTCTCCGGTCGCCTGCCCGATCACTCCACGGATCGGGGCAGCGCCATCCTCCAGAGCGAACCCGACCCCACCCCTTCGGCCTTGTCGGTGGCTGGCGGCTACTATTCAGACCATTTTTTAAACGCCGTCGATAAGGCGATGCAGGTTCTGGAAAAAGACCGCCCCCAAAACACCATGGAGTTGAAGGAGCGCCTTACCGGTCGATTTGACGGGGTGGACGAACCCCTGACCCGACCGATGATGGGGCAACCACCGGGATTTGCAGCAGGCGGGCCTGACTTCCAGGAGCCTGCCAGCACCCTGATGGATATTGCCGATCATGACGACTATATGCCGGTTTTGGATGAGGCGACCACCTTTCCCACCGGACCTGCCCTGGAGCTGGAACCAGAGGATGAGGAGGAAGAGGAGACCCCGCCAGCCGGAAGTGATCCTGCTTCGGATGGCCCAGGCAGTGAAGCGCAACCCGAAGCCCCACTCTCCCCCGAACCTGCCCCGGCCCCTGATCGGGTCGCTCCGGAAAATCTGGAGGAGGAGGAAGAGGAGTATGAGAAGGAATCTTCCGGTGGATTGATGATCCCGGTTCTGGCCATTTTACTCGGAGCGGGGGGATGGTTTGGCTATCAACATTTTATGGGCGAGGAGAGCGCACCCGCAGGTCAGACAGCCCCGGGACAGTTTGCCACGCCAGAACAGGCCCGACACATGCCCCCGGGTGCTTCCGGGATGATGCCTGCCAGCCAACGGGGACCAGCCCGCGATCTTCCCATCGAAGAGTGGATCGAGCCGGTAACGGGAATGGTTTTTATCAAGGTGGGGGGCGGCTGCTTTCAGATGGGCAGCGATGACGGTAAAAAAGATGAGCAGCCGATTCACGAGGCGTGTGTTGGTGATCTCTGGGTGGGCAAGCATGAGGTGACCAACGCCCAGTACAACCAGTGCGTCACCGCTGGCGGTTGCGCTCCCACGGAATGGCAGGCCGGTGGCAACCTGGAGCACTACAACCAACTGGGCAAAGCCCTCTCCGTGGCCGATCATCCAGTGGTGGGGGTCTCCTGGAACAATGCCAACGAAATGGCTGCCTGGCTATCGAGTCAGGGAAATGGCCACTATCGGCTCGCCACGGAAGCAGAGTGGGAATACAGCTGCCGCTCTGGTGGTGGGGACGAAAAATTTTGCGGGGGGTTTTTAGTCGGCAAAGTAGCTTGGCATTCCAATAATTCCGAAGAGGAAACCCACCCGGTAGGTCTCCTGGAGGCCAACGCCCTGGGCCTTCACGATATGAGCGGCAACGTTTGGGAATGGGTGTCGGATTGGCACAACAACGACTATTACCAGGTGAGCCCCATCAACAATCCCCAAGGCCCTCCAGAGGGTACCCATCGGGTGCGCCGGGGTGGGGGCTGGTATGATCCCCCCAGAGATGTCCGCTCAGCCGGGCGTTATCGAAGTGATGCCAGCATTCGCTTCAACGATTTGGGTATGCGCCTGGTGAAAAATCCATAGAAAAATCGTGTAACGCTTCATCCTGGATGATAAAAAAAGCCGGGCCTTGGGAGGATATTTCCCCAAGGCCCGGCTTTTGATTTGGAAACAGGTCAAGCTATGAATTTTCAGCGCATCTCAATGGCAATAGGCCCTGAAAATCCCTCTTTCGGCACACCGGTTACCTGCTCGTCGTTGGGATAGACCGGCACCAACTGTTTGGTTTCCTTGGGCATGCTTTTGCACTCCCCCCGCCCCTTCAGCATGTAGTGCATCACCTCTACCTTTTCGCTGGCTTGATCCTGTTTGAGATAATAGAGATTGTCGTCAAAATGAATCAGAGATCCCATGGCGATAGGCCAGCGAGGGTTGGCGATGAAGGCTTGGCCTGTGCAATCTTTCTTTTCAAAATAAAAACGTTCCTTGGAGATCACGCTTTTCACCTCCATCCCCCGAGAATAGACGGATCCTTCCAGACGAACGTAAAAGCCGGTATGGGTTATTAAGTCAAGCCTGATTTCATCGGCACCTGGCAAGGTAGTGTAGATCATGATACCGACGGGAGTGTCACCATTTTTTACGATGGCTTGGGGAGAGGTGGCCGTCGCCAGGGAAGGGGTGGTGCTGATTCCTGTCAATAGGAGGGTCAGGCACGTGAATGGTTTGAGCCATTTTTTCGCGGCTTTGGATTTGGAAAACATGTGCACTAGTGATCCCATGAAGATCCAAAAACAGTGAATATGACACCCTTTTTCCCTCAATGATGGTGAAGAGAGGGGGGCGGATTTAATTCAGGTTTTGAATACTACCACAAAATAGGGTGAAATGCCATTGCCAGCCAGAAAGCTTCCCCGGTTGGTCGAGGAGAAGCTTATGGCTACCCCATGATATGGGGGTAGGAACGCACTTTTTGTGCCATGTTTGACAGATGGAAAAC includes these proteins:
- a CDS encoding type II secretion system F family protein; this encodes MRAFRFKGRAKDGKIITGEMPGNASGEVVEKLSNQGIIPLEVVASESDNPLGFLQGLMDRKPGLDDIILFARQMETLTRSGIPLVRAVGGVRDGVHNRLFQRVLTQVIEQIEGGRAFSAALGEHPKVFNNLFVNMVNMGEESGGLEEVFGQLYRYMEVDRETARRIKAAMRYPMIVMGAMVIALFIVSYFVIPTFFEFYENFDMELPWQTQVLIDVSEFTVQYWYFIAGGLVVGIVGFFHYIGTPEGERWWSEKKLRLPIVGSIMLRGTLARFARSYAMGSKAGVPVLQSLNSVSQAVDNAYVAEKTLEIKAGISEGETLMQSAYGTRLFPPLVLQMMAVGEETGQMDQMMMDVALFYEQELEYDVKALTTLIEPILTAMMAGMVLILAVGIFLPMWNLVQMAN
- a CDS encoding prepilin-type N-terminal cleavage/methylation domain-containing protein, giving the protein MKNRPANRRINRKEGGFTLLELIIVVIVIGILGSMALPKFGTITDTAQINVDNYEDAAEASQDACLEATSNNTTICGASTDKISSGN
- a CDS encoding prepilin-type N-terminal cleavage/methylation domain-containing protein codes for the protein MKRAKSAGYRDQQGFSFLELVIVVVIVGILAAMSLPKFGSLGPSAANANAESVAGAIGAAAASYNARCEVGLETACSGLTCSAAMGLLSGIDAADYTLGGSPGNGCTVLHTKGDTTYTSAPIQ
- a CDS encoding GspH/FimT family pseudopilin codes for the protein MAKPGSLLRRSNHLDTEGFTLLELVLVMVVLGLLAFSAIPLFPDGVDRVAEARRLAGEIRLAQSHAMNRGERYTILSTGDSSYEIRDSSNNPVAGSTTTLKRGSLSTFTIEFDSFGSPTAGATTITVTDNGTTQVGVAADTGYVSVP
- a CDS encoding prepilin-type N-terminal cleavage/methylation domain-containing protein → MNHPLSHRGYTFLEVIVVIVVIGMVAAGLSSAMVTSLQNPTLNREVAQATFVAQQTLDTILTDRRSGDPAKGYDNTTTAFATTILAGKVFTPTVTVSAQGAGSNGCPAGADCKLVEVSVVAPGGATIEAATLLIDYE
- a CDS encoding type II secretion system protein, giving the protein MIPSPERSWPVAGRLRGREWLAPRHQARRLGFTLLEMVMTITLLAVVTGMVLPILSVGFETFFLHSNIRESDSRALLALERMTRELRGADPDTLVTGASSISFTDQNGAAVSFVLNNDTLMRGGSILAEGVTALAFTVNSGTYDTTVQIDLTVEVGGQGEPFRTTVGIRN
- a CDS encoding SUMF1/EgtB/PvdO family nonheme iron enzyme → MAKKKTFPDAIPEESMLLQYKIEKVLGQGGFGITYLATDTRLKMPVALKEYFPAGVAVRDLASGQLRPKSPNEEAQFKTGLEAFLEEGRTLARFRHPNIVQVLNFFEEMGTAFMVMSYEDGKCLGDLFKARQQLTEEKLLEIVLPLLDGLHVLHEEGFIHRDIKPDNIYLRKKDDSPVLLDFGATRQTMGEQTKTVTAMLTPGYAPFEQYHSSSKRQGPWTDIYALGAVLYRAVSGRLPDHSTDRGSAILQSEPDPTPSALSVAGGYYSDHFLNAVDKAMQVLEKDRPQNTMELKERLTGRFDGVDEPLTRPMMGQPPGFAAGGPDFQEPASTLMDIADHDDYMPVLDEATTFPTGPALELEPEDEEEEETPPAGSDPASDGPGSEAQPEAPLSPEPAPAPDRVAPENLEEEEEEYEKESSGGLMIPVLAILLGAGGWFGYQHFMGEESAPAGQTAPGQFATPEQARHMPPGASGMMPASQRGPARDLPIEEWIEPVTGMVFIKVGGGCFQMGSDDGKKDEQPIHEACVGDLWVGKHEVTNAQYNQCVTAGGCAPTEWQAGGNLEHYNQLGKALSVADHPVVGVSWNNANEMAAWLSSQGNGHYRLATEAEWEYSCRSGGGDEKFCGGFLVGKVAWHSNNSEEETHPVGLLEANALGLHDMSGNVWEWVSDWHNNDYYQVSPINNPQGPPEGTHRVRRGGGWYDPPRDVRSAGRYRSDASIRFNDLGMRLVKNP